In one Deinococcus psychrotolerans genomic region, the following are encoded:
- a CDS encoding Dps family protein, producing the protein MTQTNTFQKPYPAPAALKTPTDLTPDQVSAVVGAVNPLIADAFAVYLKTKNFHWHLSGSHFRDYHLMLDEQADQLLGSTDPLAERVRKLGGTTLRSISHISSLQTVQDNNADFVTPLDMLRELMADNQSIAANMRKAHEVCDDARDYATSSLLEVLIDETERRTWFLFEAAQGGEQTR; encoded by the coding sequence ATGACTCAGACCAACACGTTTCAGAAACCTTATCCCGCACCTGCTGCCCTGAAAACCCCCACCGATCTGACCCCTGATCAGGTCAGCGCCGTCGTCGGGGCCGTCAACCCCCTGATCGCCGACGCTTTCGCGGTGTACCTCAAGACCAAGAACTTCCACTGGCACCTGTCGGGCAGCCACTTCCGCGATTATCACCTGATGCTCGACGAGCAGGCCGATCAATTGCTGGGCAGCACCGATCCGCTGGCTGAGCGTGTTCGCAAGCTGGGCGGCACCACGCTGCGCTCCATCTCGCATATCTCCAGCCTTCAGACTGTGCAAGACAACAACGCCGACTTTGTGACTCCGCTGGATATGCTCCGTGAGCTGATGGCCGACAACCAGAGCATCGCCGCCAATATGCGAAAAGCGCATGAAGTGTGCGACGACGCCCGCGACTACGCCACCTCCAGCTTGCTGGAAGTGCTGATCGACGAAACCGAACGACGCACCTGGTTTTTGTTTGAGGCG
- a CDS encoding VIT1/CCC1 transporter family protein encodes MYRAVNSHRETHFTGSEMVRDIVIGMSDGLTVPFALAAGLSGAVASGHVVLIAGIAEMAAGSIAMGLGGYLAARSEHESYVSERAREEKEIDEKHDAEIGEVRAVFQKYGLTGDPLEAATQAITSNRTTWVDFMMKEELGLEEPDPKRALRSALTIGLAYIAGGVIPLTPYALNLTLSRALLLSVVLTLIALFAFGALKGRFTGSSVLKSAVQTMFVGAVASGTAFLIARLVSGSGGL; translated from the coding sequence ATGTACAGAGCGGTCAACAGCCACAGAGAAACCCATTTCACGGGCTCGGAGATGGTGCGCGACATCGTGATCGGCATGAGCGACGGCCTGACCGTCCCCTTCGCGCTGGCCGCCGGACTGTCGGGCGCAGTTGCCAGCGGACACGTGGTGCTGATCGCCGGGATCGCCGAGATGGCCGCTGGAAGCATTGCCATGGGGCTGGGCGGGTACTTGGCGGCCCGCAGCGAGCACGAGTCCTACGTCTCGGAACGTGCCCGCGAGGAAAAGGAAATTGACGAGAAGCACGACGCTGAGATTGGCGAAGTGCGGGCCGTCTTTCAGAAATACGGGCTGACCGGCGACCCACTCGAAGCCGCCACACAGGCCATCACCAGCAACCGCACGACCTGGGTTGATTTCATGATGAAAGAAGAGCTGGGCTTGGAGGAACCGGATCCGAAACGGGCGCTGAGATCAGCCCTGACGATTGGGCTGGCGTATATCGCTGGCGGCGTCATTCCGCTGACGCCTTACGCGCTCAATTTGACGCTCAGCCGGGCGCTGCTGCTGTCGGTGGTCTTGACCCTGATCGCTCTGTTTGCCTTCGGGGCGCTCAAGGGCCGCTTCACGGGGTCATCGGTGCTCAAGAGTGCTGTCCAGACCATGTTCGTGGGTGCGGTGGCTTCGGGTACGGCCTTCTTGATCGCGAGGCTGGTGTCCGGCTCGGGCGGACTATAG